From Aedes albopictus strain Foshan chromosome 1, AalbF5, whole genome shotgun sequence, one genomic window encodes:
- the LOC109406863 gene encoding probable cytochrome P450 6d5, with translation MTPLSIGVALLCVAAYVLLNYIFGYWKRRGVRQLTPYFPFGNFAGVFLGKASFPKVCENLYERSKQWRLLGGYVLLRPVILVNDPQLVKDIMVKDFQHFHDRGPHVDEVNDPLSGHLFSLAGEKWKILRAKLTPTFTSGRLKGMFQTLVDTGVVLQDYIQKYAEGEDVVEIREILARYNTDNIASVAFGIKIDSINNPNEPFRQIGRKVFEPNFRNNMRGLITFMTPKLNQYLKIKSVDDDVERFIMRVVQETLEGREKNNIVRKDMMQLLLQLRNTGTVSVDERWDVETTAKLKKLSIGEVAAQAHVFFLAGFETSSTTMSFCLYELAKHPDIQRKVQAEIDSVTGLHDGKLSYDNINEMRYLECCIDETLRKYPPVPVLNRECTQDYKVPGMDFTIEKGTAVILQIAGLQHDPQYYPDPMQFKPERFQDPEIRNKPYAPFGDGPRVCIGMRMGKIQTKVGLSLLLSKFNFELFGHEEEELVMDPNNFVLTPVDGINLKVSCRE, from the exons ATGACACCGCTTTCGATAGGAGTGGCACTGCTGTGCGTGGCCGCATACGTGCTCTTGAACTACATCTTCGGCTACTGGAAACGGCGAGGAGTTCGACAGCTGACTCCGTACTTCCCGTTCGGGAACTTCGCGGGCGTCTTCCTCGGCAAGGCGTCCTTCCCGAAAGTCTGCGAGAACCTCTACGAACGCAGCAAACAATGGCGCCTGCTCGGTGGATACGTCCTGCTGCGACCTGTGATATTGGTTAACGACCCTCAGCTAGTCAAGGACATCATGGTGAAGGACTTCCAGCACTTTCACGATCGGGGACCGCACGTGGACGAAGTCAACGACCCCCTGAGTGGACATCTCTTCTCGCTGGCAGGCGAAAAGTGGAAGATCCTCCGGGCCAAGTTGACTCCGACGTTCACCAGCGGACGGCTGAAGGGCATGTTCCAGACCCTGGTCGATACGGGTGTAGTCCTGCAGGACTACATCCAGAAGTACGCCGAGGGTGAAGACGTCGTGGAAATCCGGGAAATTCTAGCCCGCTACAATACGGACAATATTGCGTCGGTGGCGTTCGGCATCAAGATCGATTCGATTAACAACCCCAACGAACCGTTCCGCCAGATTGGGCGTAAG GTTTTCGAGCCAAACTTCCGAAACAACATGCGCGGACTGATAACGTTCATGACGCCGAAGCTCAACCAGTACTTGAAAATTAAGTCCGTTGACGACGATGTGGAGCGCTTCATCATGCGAGTCGTCCAAGAAACGTTGGAAGGCCGCGAGAAGAACAACATCGTACGCAAGGACATGATGCAGCTGCTGCTGCAGCTGCGCAACACTGGAACCGTATCGGTCGACGAACGCTGGGACGTCGAAACAACCGCCAAGTTGAAGAAGCTCTCAATCGGAGAGGTCGCCGCGCAAGCGCACGTATTCTTCCTGGCCGGATTTGAGACATCCTCAACGACCATGTCGTTCTGCCTGTACGAACTGGCCAAGCATCCGGACATCCAACGCAAGGTTCAGGCAGAAATCGACTCAGTCACTGGTCTCCACGATGGTAAACTGAGCTACGACAACATCAACGAGATGCGCTACCTGGAGTGCTGTATCGACGAAACCCTCCGCAAGTATCCTCCCGTTCCGGTGCTGAACCGCGAGTGCACCCAGGACTACAAGGTCCCCGGCATGGACTTCACCATCGAAAAGGGAACGGCCGTCATACTCCAGATTGCTGGGTTGCAACACGATCCGCAGTACTATCCGGACCCGATGCAGTTCAAACCGGAACGGTTCCAGGATCCGGAGATCCGGAACAAACCGTACGCTCCGTTCGGTGACGGGCCAAGGGTTTGCATCGGGATGCGAATGGGTAAGATACAGACCAAGGTGGGTCTGTCGCTGCTGTTGTCGAAGTTTAACTTCGAGCTGTTTGGCCACGAGGAAGAGGAACTGGTGATGGATCCGAACAATTTCGTTCTGACGCCAGTGGATGGCATCAATTTGAAGGTTAGCTGTCGCGAGTAG
- the LOC115256331 gene encoding protein cramped, producing MDNYVTIASANNIINANHKSDSKIINVEPKPPPIVEQSPGDPEDLQPSVPSCSVETHPTPTPKPHCPSASKPPLPHKLIDPSLQQIPTEELLGSVTTFYPSGDAECGHALRTSARVIHKMRMDSIRGTTPPPSDRKDGANGPAGGKGGAGGGAGCQSKTPNQQKPVRVVWGNQDKNLFFEALNECGKDFEGIVNYLNTKKRRKEGNNDMVFKVKDVRHLYYQFNQKVSKYLHFSDEVKKEAQELYGLINYGEMRKKVPFQNKKYFHKLKDLVYKGTVIIREKGRNIRIKTPSCRALRKLNQLEEWQEEIRLPPRVDVFMKPATVGAWGRVQTLAQNPRVRISVTLQKRVSTLLQLLQAKWRHQDVRLMERVSSLKTTNMVASSKIARQKAGHELELCTRMAVETADDEGLKIMRLTPSKDAVIHRPMVNLTEFLSSYSICLNSYEQRIGAKVRGEALCAEKLNSVKEKMAANSKRQRHDSNSEKHSPDGKKVKSEMKEIKDEKALDGSVVTSLSEALKSPNASCELMETSKEIDGSDCESHPMVAEGPDLKSPESDDSIKLTGVCRIKQEQDSGHGDNSNDGILSESEQPKQVKVEEQASGMESSTNHEDLIKTTVKRKEPREKCGKRKDSKAGAAGAMNNLHFRPMISEETIQKIREGWTVQSVGDITVGDLYIMFGEENKLHLEYMWEMPKEPKVEVAIATENTDTVDGVQLVEQAQYGTEGGLATVLSNNFVMNLSGRLRQLLQLAHLNEKTGKRRCPCGHVCDRRNKIADSLNSAAILNDQLLFKQPMVPTRTNPGATLANCNVLPSPHMRYKQSRWWRMRVNRHQLPSQRLMLSNGTPPYLQPNRLNLNNNVYANASKTTNGSHPPATVSPSSQPRASSSSSATANSGSSASKGATVSADDDQLTQLLEDKITRISGSGSTSGSSKSTPSDATRVPPIDDGSCLSLFDISLPSTSSTMMADLMMGSGASSSATTVGENNSISASRILRESPVDGKLIETDINDISLSSFLGHLDAVYESQTPASTRKRASDQMNISIISESSVDYIARFEDIAAELRAQQEQDSA from the exons ATGGACAATTATGTTACGATAGCCAGCGCTAACAACATCATCAACGCCAACCACAAAAGTGACTCAAAAATCATAAATGTCGAACCGAAACCTCCGCCCATCGTAGAACAGTCTCCTGGTGATCCAGAAGATCTCCAACCCTCAGTTCCTTCATGCTCCGTCGAAACGCATCCCACTCCAACCCCAAAGCCCCACTGCCCATCGGCGTCGAAACCGCCCCTCCCGCACAAACTGATCGATCCCAGCCTGCAGCAGATCCCGACGGAGGAACTGCTCGGATCGGTGACGACGTTTTACCCGAGCGGCGACGCCGAGTGTGGCCATGCCCTGCGAACCAGTGCCCGGGTCATTCACAAGATGCGAATGGATTCCATCCGGGGTACGACGCCACCTCCGTCGGACAGGAAGGACGGCGCAAATGGTCCGGCGGGTGGAAAAGGGGGAGCCGGCGGCGGGGCCGGATGTCAATCGAAAACCCCGAACCAGCAGAAACCGGTCCGGGTGGTTTGGGGCAACCAGGACAAGAATCTGTTCTTCGAAGCACTGAACGAGTGCGGAAAGGATTTCGAAGGGATTGTGAACTACCTGAACACGAAAAAGCGCCGGAAGGAGGGAAACAACGATATGGTGTTCAAG GTAAAAGACGTCCGGCATCTGTACTACCAGTTCAACCAGAAGGTCAGCAAGTATCTGCACTTCTCGGACGAGGTCAAGAAGGAAGCCCAGGAGCTCTACGGACTGATCAACTACGGCGAGATGCGCAAGAAGGTCCCCTTTCAGAACAAAAAATACTTCCACAAACTGAAGGACTTGGTCTACAAGGGAACGGTTATCATTCGTGAAAAAGGTCGTAACATTAGGATTAAGACTCCTTCGTGCCGGGCGCTAAGGAAGCTGAATCAACTGGAGGAGTGGCAGGAGGAAATTCGGTTACCTCCGCGGGTGGACGTGTTCATGAAACCGGCCACGGTCGGAGCGTGGGGTCGGGTGCAGACGTTGGCGCAGAATCCTCGGGTGAGAATCTCCGTAACGTTGCAGAAGAGGGTATCGACGTTGCTGCAGCTGCTGCAAGCCAAGTGGCGCCATCAGGACGTTCGGCTGATGGAGCGAGTGTCGAGCTTGAAGACCACCAATATGGTGGCTTCGTCGAAGATAGCCCGGCAGAAGGCGGGCCATGAACTGGAGCTGTGCACTAGGATGGCGGTTGAAACGGCGGACGACGAAGGATTGAAGATTATGCGTTTGACGCCGTCGAAGGACGCCGTTATTCATAGGCCCATGGTGAATTTGACGGAGTTTTTGAGCAGTTACAGTATCTGCTTGAACTCGTACGAACAGAGGATCGGAGCGAAGGTCCGAGGGGAAGCGTTGTGTGCGGAAAAGCTCAACAGTGTCAAGGAGAAGATGGCGGCGAATTCGAAGAGGCAACGGCATGACAGCAATTCGGAGAAGCACAGCCCAGACGGCAAGAAGGttaagagcgagatgaaagagatTAAAGACGAGAAGGCGTTGGATGGTAGTGTGGTTACTAGTTTGTCGGAAGCGCTTAAATCGCCCAACGCCTCCTGCGAATTGatggaaacttcaaaagaaatcgaCGGAAGTGACTGCGAAAGTCATCCGATGGTCGCAGAAGGTCCCGATCTGAAGAGTCCGGAATCAGACGACAGCATCAAACTGACAGGGGTTTGTAGAATCAAGCaggagcaggattctggacaCGGAGACAATTCGAACGACGGAATCCTCTCGGAATCCGAACAACCAAAGCAAGTCAAGGTAGAAGAACAAGCGAGTGGCATGGAATCTTCAACGAATCACGAAGATCTCATCAAAACGACGGTGAAACGAAAAGAACCAAGAGAGAAATGTGGCAAGCGAAAGGATTCGAAAGCGGGGGCCGCCGGAGCAATGAACAATTTGCACTTCCGACCGATGATCTCCGAGGAAACGATTCAGAAGATTCGCGAAGGCTGGACCGTTCAGAGCGTGGGGGACATCACAGTTGGAGATCTGTACATAATGTTCGGAGAGGAGAACAAACTTCATCTGGAGTATATGTGGGAGATGCCTAAGGAACCGAAAGTCGAGGTGGCGATCGCGACGGAGAATACCGATACCGTGGATGGGGTGCAGCTCGTGGAACAGGCGCAGTATGGCACCGAGGGAGGTTTGGCAACCGTGCTGAGCAACAACTTCGTGATGAACCTGAGCGGTCGCCTGAGGCAGCTGCTTCAGCTCGCACATCTGAACGAAAAAACTGGCAAACGGCGGTGCCCTTGTGGACACGTTTGCGATCGGCGCAATAAG ATCGCCGATTCGTTGAACAGTGCTGCCATCTTGAACGATCAGCTGCTGTTCAAGCAACCGATGGTACCAACCCGGACCAATCCAGGAGCCACTCTGGCAAATTGTAAC GTTCTCCCATCTCCACACATGCGCTACAAACAATCCCGCTGGTGGCGCATGCGCGTCAACCGCCACCAGCTACCCTCGCAAAGACTGATGCTCTCGAACGGTACCCCACCATATCTGCAACCGAATCGACTGAACCTCAACAACAACGTGTATGCCAACGCTTCCAAAACGACCAACGGAAGTCACCCGCCAGCCACAGTTTCTCCATCGTCTCAGCCTCGTGCGTCTTCCTCTTCCTCCGCTACTGCCAACAGTGGTAGCAGTGCCTCCAAAGGTGCCACCGTCTCTGCCGACGACGATCAACTCACCCAACTGCTGGAGGACAAAATCACCAGAATCAGCGGTTCTGGCTCCACTTCCGGTTCATCCAAATCCACGCCCTCGGACGCAACGCGCGTGCCACCAATCGACGACGGCAGCTGTCTGAGTCTGTTTGACATTTCGTTGCCTTCGACGTCGTCTACTATGATGGCCGATCTGATGATGGGTAGTGGGGCGTCGTCCTCGGCCACAACGGTCGGTGAGAATAACAGTATTTCGGCCAGCCGGATCTTGAGGGAATCACCCGTGGATGGGAAGTTGATCGAAACCGACATCAACGACATTTCGTTGAGCAGCTTTCTGGGACACCTGGACGCCGTGTACGAAAGCCAAACACCGGCCTCCACAAGGAAACGAGCATCCGAT CAAATGAACATCAGTATTATCAGCGAATCGAGTGTGGACTACATCGCCCGGTTCGAGGACATCGCTGCCGAACTGCGAGCCCAGCAGGAACAGGACTCCGCATAG
- the LOC115257010 gene encoding uncharacterized protein LOC115257010, whose translation MLGNGSPSGTSGFDNGAAGSGAESPEHVLRISRPTKTQLRAELKAVKAELERTRMEKEELSRILASMDDDENEFGEARTSTMREDCSPEPRETPVTANETLLLTMTNMSLSSLNIPECVPTAGETELNKRDYDHWKNVVNASLNLIQAVDESVKMDLFRIKAGPLLLELLEGTTTQPGMPNEEQSPYSNAIARLDAHFGSRAYMLSQRNKLANMVQKGGEPNIQFVKRVAAAAKLCTYKTDEEFEAVSRTLTRGSTDGRVRTLACRVLTDGGSLNELIDQVRLREVELDNEKDYQRLHQQRSATVAAISRHPDELVQRRHGPTAPSRGYNGGRGRTFAGRDPTRNQRFPQSCWRCLSTYHAAEACFHADKVCRRCNRRGHIARACSTQVKQEPRKRRWEGEEQEPPTKIALVQKVEDDVEDVKMAEVSKIDERSIDKIGSDVKEDRAAYVEACVAGIKVQFFIDSGAQVNTITSESFNVILQDKTAKQNLYELTYGSDKPLRAYASPGNIDVVATFSAELFVSDERPVTIEKFYVVRESRALLGFNTAIRYSLLAVGLDVPVNRDTVPDWRCEFAVHSVETASQFPKFNVPAVKLSYDTSIAPSRNVYTHIPAAFKELTRQKLKDLQDTGIIEKVTSQMDRSFCSSLLVIPKGKSDIRLVVDLRGPNKCINRTPFRMPTFESILLQLHGAKFFSTIDLRNAFFHIELDESSRHLTNFFAGEALYRCCRLPFGLTNAPDIFQEVMETVILTECEGTVNYLDDVMVFGKTKEEHDRNLGKVLKRLEDHNVRINNEKCAFGKESVRFLGFQVSDEGWQVENEKIGAIKDARRPESTAEVKSFLGLVTFIDRFIPRRADKTRHLRDLSKSQEFYWNQDLEDEFQYLKSEAWKQIKTLGYFKRDDETELFVDASPYGLGAVLVQYDAESKPRIISCASKALTPAEKKYPQTQKEALAMVWGVERFSIYLMNTAFVIRTDAESNEFIFGGLHRIGKRAVSRAEAWALRLQPYNFKVVRVPGEMNMADALSRLVSESQPTESFDESNEKHLLYFLDTGTMEFTWEDIEFEAEKDDEQIMVREAIRNDYWDRSLKRYESEAKNLRILGSLIFLNDRVILPYALRERALNSAHQGHMGIASMKKVLRTYFWWPSMAKQVDTFVKGCETCFRLSRKNPPIPLTSRELPDGPWEILQLDFFTFNGCGSGEFLVVVDTYSRYLHVIEMKTTDADSTNAALSRIFETWGYPLALHSDNGPPFQSEKFVKTWEDRGVRIRKSIPLSAQSNGAVERQNKGLKDALTAAKLDNVSWRGALERYLHMHNKVRPLSRLGITPFELLVGWRFRGTFPFLWETLPTDQVDRTDVREKDAVTKLDSKHYADSHRGAEESSISVGDRVLLAQNSKQKGEPTFSGDRYTVLTRDGAKVVVQSDRGVQYSRNVQDVKKIPIMLRGNSNTDSASTPDFPPETEFPDVSTESMPEHVAEPARPKRIRQKPFHFNDMILYCIYD comes from the exons ATGCTGGGCAACGGTAGTCCTAGCGGAACGTCCGGCTTCGACAATGGCGCAGCTGGTAGCGGTGCCGAGTCTCCGGAGCACGTTTTAAG gATTTCCAGACCGACGAAAACACAACTCAGAGCAGAGTTGAAGGCAGTGAAGGCAGAATTAGAAAGGACCCGAATGGAAAAGGAAGAACTGAGTCGCATCTTAGCGAGTATGGACGATGACGAAAACGAGTTCGGTGAGGCTAGGACCAGCACGATGCGTGAAGACTGCAGTCCCGAACCACGTGAAACTCCAGTCACAGCAAATGAGACGTTGCTGCTGACGATGACAAACATGTCACTGAGCAGCCTCAACATTCCCGAATGCGTACCAACTGCAGGCGAGACTGAACTTAACAAACGCGATTACGACCACTGGAAGAACGTTGTGAACGCATCGCTGAACCTCATCCAAGCAGTCGATGAATCGGTTAAGATGGATTTGTTCCGCATCAAAGCAGGGCCACTGCTACTCGAGCTGCTGGAAGGAACTACAACGCAGCCAGGAATGCCAAATGAGGAACAATCACCATACTCGAACGCAATAGCTCGGCTGGATGCCCATTTCGGTTCGCGTGCGTACATGTTGTCGCAACGGAACAAGTTGGCTAACATGGTTCAGAAAGGTGGTGAGCCAAACATTCAGTTCGTGAAAAGAGTGGCGGCGGCAGCGAAACTCTGCACGTATAAAACAGATGAGGAATTCGAAGCTGTTTCTCGCACATTGACCAGGGGATCAACCGATGGTCGCGTGAGGACTCTCGCATGTCGGGTGTTGACCGACGGAGGCTCCCTAAATGAACTGATCGATCAAGTGCGCTTACGGGAAGTGGAATTAGACAACGAAAAGGACTACCAGAGACTGCATCAGCAGCGATCTGCAACCGTGGCAGCAATCTCACGCCATCCGGATGAACTGGTTCAGCGTCGACATGGTCCAACGGCACCATCCAGAGGATACAACGGCGGTCGTGGAAGAACTTTTGCTGGCCGTGATCCAACGAGAAATCAGAGATTCCCTCAATCATGCTGGAGATGTTTGAGCACATACCACGCAGCAGAAGCCTGTTTCCACGCTGACAAGGTTTGTCGCAGGTGCAACCGGCGGGGACATATTGCCCGAGCTTGTTCAACTCAGGTGAAACAGGAACCGCGTAAACGGCGCTGGGAAGGAGAGGAGCAAGAGCCTCCTACAAAGATTGCGTTGGTCCAAAAAGTGGAAGACGATGTGGAAGACGTTAAG ATGGCAGAAGTCTCAAAAATCGACGAACGGAGCATTGACAAAATCGGATCAGACGTAAAAGAAGATAGGGCTGCATACGTTGAGGCGTGTGTGGCTGGCATTAAGGTCCAATTCTTCATTGACTCCGGTGCACAGGTCAACACAATAACGTCGGAGTCTTTCAACGTCATTCTTCAGGACAAAACTGCAAAACAAAACTTGTACGAGCTTACGTATGGATCAGATAAACCTCTACGGGCGTATGCATCACCGGGAAACATCGATGTGGTTGCAACCTTCTCGGCGGAACTTTTTGTGTCAGACGAACGCCCAGTAACTATCGAAAAGTTTTACGTGGTGCGTGAATCAAGGGCGCTTTTGGGATTCAATACCGCCATCCGTTACAGTTTGTTGGCAGTAGGCCTAGATGTACCTGTTAACAGAGATACAGTCCCAGATTGGCGATGTGAATTTGCGGTACATAGCGTAGAAACGGCCTCTCAATTCCCCAAATTCAATGTTCCTGCGGTGAAGCTAAGCTATGATACTTCTATAGCACCATCGAGAAATGTTTACACACACATTCCGGCCGCATTCAAGGAACTGACTAGGCAAAAGCTGAAGGACCTGCAGGATACTGGTATCATCGAGAAAGTTACCTCCCAAATGGATAGAAGTTTCTGCTCTTCCTTGTTGGTAATTCCAAAAGGAAAATCGGACATCAGACTTGTTGTTGATCTTCGTGGTCCTAACAAGTGTATCAACAGAACGCCTTTTAGGATGCCGACATTCGAATCGATCCTGTTACAGCTGCATGGAGCCAAGTTCTTCTCAACGATCGATTtaaggaatgcattctttcacatTGAACTCGATGAGAGTTCAAGGCATCTCACGAACTTTTTCGCCGGCGAAGCACTCTACAGATGCTGCCGATTACCCTTCGGACTTACGAATGCGCCGGATATCTTTCAGGAGGTGATGGAAACGGTGATTCTCACAGAATGCGAAGGAACTGTCAATTATCTCGATGACGTAATGGTGTTCGGGAAAACGAAAGAGGAACATGATCGAAACCTCGGAAAAGTACTGAAACGACTTGAAGACCATAATGTGAGAATCAACAATGAGAAATGTGCCTTTGGAAAGGAATCAGTCAGATTCCTGGGCTTCCAAGTATCGGACGAAGGTTGGCAAGTCGAAAATGAGAAAATCGGAGCAATCAAGGATGCACGCAGGCCCGAGTCTACTGCAGAGGTGAAAAGTTTCTTGGGACTTGTTACTTTTATCGACAGATTCATTCCCCGGAGGGCTGACAAGACACGTCACTTACGAGATCTATCTAAGTCGCAGGAATTTTACTGGAATCAGGACCTAGAAGACGAGTTTCAGTATCTAAAGTCTGAGGCATGGAAGCAAATCAAAACCTTGGGATATTTCAAGCGTGATGACGAAACAGAGCTATTTGTGGATGCTTCCCCTTATGGACTAGGGGCAGTTCTAGTCCAATATGACGCTGAGTCCAAACCTCGAATCATCTCTTGTGCATCGAAAGCGTTGACACCAGCTGAGAAGAAATACCCACAAACCCAGAAGGAAGCTCTGGCAATGGTGTGGGGCGTAGAGCGATTCTCGATTTATCTCATGAACACAGCTTTCGTCATTCGAACGGATGCGGAGTCAAATGAATTTATTTTCGGTGGTTTGCACAGAATCGGCAAGAGAGCCGTTTCACGAGCCGAAGCGTGGGCACTGCGACTTCAGCCTTATAACTTTAAG GTTGTACGGGTACCAGGTGAAATGAACATGGCCGATGCGCTATCTCGATTAGTGTCAGAGTCACAACCAACGGAATCGTTCGATGAGTCCAACgagaaacatctactgtactttcTGGACACTGGTACAATGGAATTCACCTGGGAGGACATCGAGTTTGAAGCCGAGAAAGACGATGAGCAAATTATGGTTCGTGAGGCAATCAGGAATGATTACTGGGATAGAAGTCTGAAGCGATACGAATCGGAGGCGAAGAATTTGCGTATCCTTGGCAGCCTTATCTTTTTGAACGACAGAGTGATACTCCCCTACGCCCTTCGCGAAAGAGCGCTGAACTCGGCTCACCAAGGGCATATGGGCATTGCGTCAATGAAGAAAGTGTTGAGAACTTATTTTTGGTGGCCATCCATGGCCAAGCAGGTAGACACGTTCGTGAAAGGCTGTGAAACATGTTTCCGTCTGTCCAGGAAAAACCCGCCGATCCCACTAACCAGTCGTGAGCTACCCGATGGCCCATGGGAAATCCTTCAGCTGGACTTCTTCACATTCAACGGCTGTGGTTCTGGTGAATTTCTCGTTGTGGTGGATACTTATTCGCGGTATCTACATGTCATAGAAATGAAGACCACGGATGCCGATAGCACCAACGCAGCTCTGAGCAGGATCTTTGAGACATGGGGATATCCGCTTGCTCTCCACAGTGACAACGGTCCGCCTTTCCAAAGCGAAAAATTTGTCAAGACCTGGGAGGATAGAGGAGTAAGAATCAGAAAATCAATTCCCCTAAGCGCTCAATCGAATGGAGCTGTGGAACGGCAGAATAAGGGATTGAAGGACGCATTGACCGCTGCCAAGCTAGATAACGTCAGCTGGCGAGGAGCCTTGGAAAGGTACTTGCACATGCATAACAAGGTGCGACCATTATCACGCCTTGGTATCACACCGTTTGAACTGCTCGTAGGCTGGAGATTCAGAGGAACCTTTCCATTTTTATGGGAAACCTTGCCGACCGACCAAGTTGACCGGACGGATGTTCGCGAGAAGGACGCTGTAACTAAGCTAGACAGTAAACACTATGCAGATTCCCATCGAGGAGCCGAGGAATCCAGTATTTCTGTCGGTGATAGGGTTCTTCTGGCGCAAAATTCAAAGCAGAAAGGTGAACCGACGTTTTCAGGAGATCGTTACACTGTTTTGACGCGAGATGGAGCAAAAGTCGTAGTCCAGAGTGACAGAGGCGTACAGTATTCGAGAAATGTACAGGACGTGAAGAAAATTCCTATTATGCTGCGCGGGAATAGTAACACAGATTCAGCAAGTACACCCGATTTTCCTCCTGAAACGGAATTCCCTGATGTTTCCACGGAGTCCATGCCAGAACATGTAGCTGAACCAGCTAGACCGAAACGTATAAGACAGAAACCTTTCCATTTCAATGATATGATTTTGTATTGCATTTATGATTGA